Within Cyprinus carpio isolate SPL01 chromosome A11, ASM1834038v1, whole genome shotgun sequence, the genomic segment CTCCCCGCCACAGGCCCACCAGAGCAGGTGGGCAGTGACCTATTTGCCACAACGGGTCAATTTTGGTTCATTTAGGCTTATCTCTAACTCTGAAAAATGGACCCTGAAGTGATGCAGATTACAAgggtgcataaataaaaaaaatttaaaaatcatttataataaacatggcAATATTCCATCAAAgaattgtcaattttgatttcatggtgacttttaaacataaaatatcatctgattggctgtgattgtgcACTTGTGCACAGCACTTTCGCATTCAACTTGTTTTGCACCTATATTAgcagagtaaataaataaagagtaagaggtgactaaaactaaaaccataaaaaagtaattgtttgaaataaaataaatgtttactgaaattaaatataaaaggaaaatctaaaaatataatataaataaaaatattaaaaactattttatttcagctagttgccaaagcaatattTCTTTTGATTATTTCCGAAAAactatatatagacatttaataaaatttagaaacaattacagaaaaattacaaaaaacaaaaaaatacaaaaataaaagcttgttcaaaaatcagaaaaaatataatagtgccttagtgatactaaaataaaactgcatcaaGACAACAGTGCATTAATTCATTGCctattgtttttgaaaacattttttaggaGTTTTCATGGGTCTTGGACTGAGTGGGATTGTCCCCACCATGCATTTCACCATCGAGGAGGGTTTCGTCAAGGCCACTACTGTTGGACAGATGGGCTGGTTCTATTTAATGGGCGCCATGTACATCACAGGTGCTGGGCTGTATGCTGCACGAATCCCAGAGCGCTTTTTCCCGGGCAAGTGTGATATTTGGGTAAGttcatgtgtttttgatttttgtttatttagtagtGACTCGGAGTGACTTTCTTCAGTTGAGAAATGGTTTTCATAATCATGTTCTTGAGTATAGTGATATGCACACGTTTTACTCACCAAATTTTGCTCTCTTCTTAGTTTCACTCACACCAGATATTCCATGTGCTGGTGGTGGCAGCGGCCTTCATTCATTTCTATGGCGTGTCAAACCTGCAGGAGTTCCGCTACGGCCTTGAAGGAGGCTGCACTGATGACACTCTCCTCTGAGAGCTCTTACAAACAAATCCCTCTTCAATTAGGATTTTTAGTGCCCATATTTCTACTCATtcctgatttgtttttatttacccTTTTCCTGATTGTtacagcttttattatttttccttgtTACATGAGTTTATTTGTTCTCTGTTACAAACAAGtccattttcatttgattaatgtgtttgtgtggttaaaaGGCACTGTAGGCTGAATAAGTATCTGGTAGCTGGAACGTGATGACCCTTGTTATcatcaaacttttaatttgagCACAATCTCTTGGGGTTTGAACTTGTTTCTTTTGTAGTGAGATAGCACTTTCATTGAGCTGTAAAGTTGCCCCCTAAGAAAATAATGCATCTGAGTTGTGCTTATTATAAACGAACAATTCTTGACATCATTTGATGCACACCCAAAGTAGTGTCTAAACTTTGATGAACAGAGCAATGTCTttgacatcttttttttatttatagtaatcGGAAAATGCACAGAGGGCAAATAAGGGTTTGAGGGTTTTCAGCAAAGTCTATCTGCTTTGAACACTCACAATTTTAAACCTTTACTTCTAggtcaaatgaaaatgtaaacaggTCAACTGTTGCACCTTACTGCACAGATATTGAATAGCATTGTTATCAAAGCCTCTGCATGGATATATCTGTGCAGTCTGTTAAATATAAACTTTCCTGTAAAGTATAAGAATATTCCTGTGCCTTAGGCCACTGGAAATAGGATTAAAATAGATGGGCCAAAACTACAGTGTAGTAAATTTGATTAGTCTCAAACATATTGAGTTAATTTACTTTGCAAGCAATCCAATCACATAATTAAAATggttccataaataaataaagtttaacctTTATTGATGATCTTTCTCAAACtgctgtttgtaaaaaaaaatgaaaaagaaaaaagtagtgTTTGATCCTTTTTACTAAATAAGCTAACTGTGTGGCTTTACCACAAAGACTAAACTATCCATATATCCATGTGTTACATGTAGAGGTggtaaatcatttacatttaattgaaatgtgaaatgtttaaataaatatttatggatCATACATCGAGTTGCTCTTATTTGGTGGATGTATATGGTGGCGATGAACATGGAAATTATGTTCACGATTAAATTTCTGTTAGTCcgtttttattacacatttacagGAACACTCACAGTACACAATTTAcgatatttgtataaataaatgataaaccaTACAATAATGTAACTGTGTGATATATTCTCTGGATTTAGGCGTTCCCCTCGTGCGAGCACAACATGATCACAGCGCTTGAGATTGAAAATGGAGTCTGTTATTCTGAGCGGAACGTAAAATTCGTGGCTTGTTTTCAACCGGTGTGCTTTAGCGGTTGCGCAAATATTAGCAGTAGCCGACACTAGACCGCTAGTATTTTCTTACTATTGTATATTGTGTTTATACTCAAGTTACCATATTTGTACTCAATATTTCGAAGACTATATTTGGGTAATACATCCGTCTTAAACAGAACCGGTTTTCCTCATGATCTGACTCAGAGGCGAGTATTCTTCTTTACTAGTTACTCATTTAGACAgctatttatattaatatcatattagATGTATTGATAGACCGACCTCAGTCatgtaatatatgttaaattcTAACTGATCGTATGTTCTGGTTTAAGTTTGAACAACTAGCATAACATGGATGACAGCAAACAGGCCTCCTCTCCCGAGGGATCTGCAGACCCCTCTCTCGTGTCAGAAGAGGGTAAAAATGTGAAAGCAGTGTTGTGCCAGAGATGTGGCTCCAAAGTGCTCTGCCCAGGCATGGCACTGTTTGCAGAAAAAgaggtaaaacattttaaatatagttatgGTTCATATGTTATATCGCATGATAATTAAATATAAGTAAGTAATTTGCACAATTATAGTCTGTGTGCACAACTGACttgtaattttaaacaattcatgttatgtatgatgatgatgatatctCAAGAATGTTGTGTCCTCTATTTTCTGTGCAACACCCCTTTCCATTTACCAGCTGTTTCTGCCTTCAATGAGAAAGAAAACCTCCATTGGTCAGTCGGATGGGACGCTGGATGGGGACACGTTAACAGCTCACTGGCTGGTTGATGACATGTACACATTTGAGAATGTGGGCTTCACAAAAGATGTAGGCAAAGTGAAGTACCTTATCTGTGCGGATTGTGAGATCGGACCCATTGGTTGGCATTGCCTGGAT encodes:
- the LOC109100640 gene encoding guanine nucleotide exchange factor MSS4-like yields the protein MDDSKQASSPEGSADPSLVSEEGKNVKAVLCQRCGSKVLCPGMALFAEKELFLPSMRKKTSIGQSDGTLDGDTLTAHWLVDDMYTFENVGFTKDVGKVKYLICADCEIGPIGWHCLDDKKSFYVALDRVNHE